A window of Maioricimonas rarisocia genomic DNA:
GCGGGGAAGGTGGTCGACGTCCTTCAGGTAGAGCGTGCCGGGCTGCAGGGGGAGGGCGGTTGGCTCACCCGCCGGGTCGGGAGGGAGCAGCCGCTTGAGCGTCCGCTTCAACTCGAACGTGGTGGACTGCCGACAGTCGAGCGGCACGAACGCCTTGAGCCGCTGCGGTCCGTGGTAGTGGATCACGCGGGCCAGGTGCTCACGGCCCGTCCCCGGTTCCCCGACAAACAGAACCGGACAGGCCGCATGACTGGCGACGTCGAGCTGTGCGAGCACTCGCTGCATGGCCGGAGTGCGGGCGATGACGGTTTCGATCGCGTATCGCTGTCGGAGCCTGCTGCGGAGGGCGGCCACGTCGGCGTGAAGCTGCTGTGGTGGCGACGGCTCGCTGATCGATATCGGCTGGTCCGGCAGCGTGATCAGCCCGAAGATGCGGGTCGATTCGGTCTGCGAGTCGTTCAGCGGAACGAAATGAACCTGCCTCTGGTGGACCTTGCCGTTCTCACGATGCCGGAACTGGGCCGGGACCGACTGCGGCGATCCCTCGAGCACGTCCGGCGGAGGACAGAGGCTGCCGGTGACATGTTCGATCTGCTGAGGGTCCGGCTCGCTCACGTAGTCGCAGATCTGACCGATGACGTCGGCAGCGGTCCAGCCGGTCAGTTCTTCACAGCCATGGTTGAAGAACAGGACGGCCCGGCGGTTGTCGAGCACAAAGATCGGTTCCCGGGCCTGGGTCAGCCAGGTGGCCAGGCCACGGACGCGACGCGATCGGGGAGACATGTCAGTTCACCGGTAACTCGTTGAAGCGACGGCAGCTTTCCGTCGGATGCATTTCAACGAGTCGGCCCGCTACTGGCAATGACATGTGAGGCGAGGCAGCTCAATCGGCAGACGTCGTGCTGTCCGATTTCAGCTCGAGGATCAGATTCTTCGCGTCCATTCGAACGGTGGCGTCGGCCGCGTTCTCGGCAATCGGTTGAATCGCCGAGACCAGCCGGGCCCGCTGGTCGTCGCTCAGTTCATCGCGAAGACGATCGACCGCCCGAAACGAATTCGTCAGCATCAGGACCGTTTCGAAGTGATGGTTCGCTTCCTCTTCGGTCGAGACGGCCGCGGGATCGAGTGGCTCGTCCGCCGCATTGCGGAAGACGTCCTCGAAGACCGGCAGTCCCTCGGTGGAGCCATCGCGGGTCAGTGCAATCGCCGCGTTGAGCGACGTCATCTCGTCGGCATCGTCCAGCAGTTCGGTCAATCGATCGTGTGCCTTGTCACCGGGGAGCAGTCCCAGCGCGAAGGCGGCCTGATGGCGAAACATCGAATCGCTCTCGTGAGACAGCGCCACCAGATCGTCGATGAGACCGGGTTCGCGGAGGGGGCGATCCTGTTCGGCGGCACGTCCGGCCACCATCGCGATGGCGATCATCGCATTCTTGCGAACGTGGCGTTCGTGCGACGCGTCGAGACTGTCACGCAGGACCGGCAGCACGACATCGTGGGCGTCGAGACGTCCCAGTGCTTTCGAAAGGAACTCGAGCTGCTTGGCCTGTTCGTCGTTGCGGGGCGAACTGCTGAGCGTCTCGCTGTACAGGTCGGTCAGAGCCGTGGCAATTTCGCGGTTGGCGGCCAGCCGCTGACTGGTTTCGCCGCGCAGCTCGTCGGCATCAAGCACTTGGGCCAGGTTGAGGGCGCCCCGCCATTTGACGTGCGGGTTGTCGCTGCGGACGTCGGTCACCAGCTGTCGCCAGTCCACCTCGGAGGAGGCCATCCGTCCGAACAGCAGGTACACGCCGATGACGACGGTCACGATGATCGCCGGCACGACGAACAGCTGCACGATGAACCCCGCCGAGGGAGGTTCGACGGGGGGAAGGTCGTGGTCGTCGCCAGCCGACAGAGTGTCGTGGAACTCGGAGTTCGGCTGCAGATCGTCCGCCCGGTCATCGTCGTAGGAGGCGGTCATGAGTGGGTTCCGCTGGCGCGAGGCAACGCAAACGACCCGGCGGGGGCTGAACATCCTGAAGGGGCCGGGCGATCCGCGAGCAATGAGGAGGTCCGAAGCGGCGTCCCTGCTCCGGAATTTCACTGGACTCTCTCATGAAGTCTAGGCAACCTGAAAGGGGAATCAAGGAACCGCCGCGGGCGGTGTGTCGCATCGGGAGCAGACGGATGAACATCGCCCGCACTCAGTTCGTGCTGGCAGCAGGGATCCTGTTGGTGACCGGCAGCATGGCCCGGGGGCAGGGGATCGCGGTCCAGCAGCCGGTCGTTCAGCGGATCGGCGTCGATACGGTCGTCAGCGTTCCGGACCGGGGAAGCCTGACGCTCGGCGGCGTGAACACGGCCGCGTCAGGATCGCGGCGGTCGTCCCTTTTCGGGCCGGGATCGACGTACGGGGCCCGGACCTCCGGCAGTTCGATGTCGGTGCATGTGACGATTCACGACTTCGAAGCGATGGATCGGGCGTTGCTGCAGCAGGGAAGCAGCACACGCGTGCGTCCAGGTGGAAACAGTCGGGCCGATGCCGCGTATCGGCAACTGCTCAGTCGTCCACGGCAGTCGGCCATCCCGACTCGTTCGCAGGCAGATCGGCTCAGCCGCTCGCCAGCGAAGGACGCGCCTGCCGCAACGGACCGGGGGGCCTTCTATCTCGCGAAGGCTCGCCGGTGCGAAGAGCGCGGCGAGGAGTCGGTCGCGGCGATGTTCTACCGGATGGCGGCCCGGTACGGCAGCAGCGAGGCGGCTGCGGAACTTGCGCAGGAGCGACGGGGGCAGTGACGTTCTGCCCTGATGGCCTGATTCACGCGGTGGGGTGGTACCCCTGGAGCGAAGCGACGGGCGTGGTCAGTTGTCGATACCGCGACGACCGCCGGCCATCCGCTGAGCATGCCAGACGCATCAGGATTGTGAGTTGCGCTTCGCGCCCCCCCCGGCGATTCTGCTTGTTGCCTCCTGTCGCTGCGCGACCCCGGTTGGCGAGCGACCGCGGCTACCCTGCTGCTTGCTGGTCTGCAGGGTGCCGTCGCCGGCGGCGACGCACCTTCGAACCATTTTCGATGCCGGAATCTGAATCGGATGGTGCGTCACGGACTGTCCCTTCGAGAATATCGTTCACGATGGGACGGACCAGTCTCACTTGCCGTGACACACCCTACGGCCCTGCTTCCTGATCCAGAACGTCGGGGTAGCGAGCTCAAAGGCAGACAGGAATGTCTGCGAATGTCTGCCCCACTTCCGCGCGGCGGCATTTCCGGGCCACTTACGGCATCCTCATGCGGCTGCGATCGATAGCCCCTGGCAGGCACCTGCGGGCAAGCCGAGGTTCAGTGCCCCACCCCATTCAGCCAGGTGGGGCAGGCATTCCTGCCTGCCCTGATGCTCACCCGCCTGGCCGCTCCCGAACTGCAGCAGAGTGCCGTAAAGCCGGTTCCAACCGACCGGACGTGAATCTGTGCTGTCTGTGGGGGCCTCAGGCGGCGTCTGAGAAGATGCGGCGTTTGAGGCGGACTTTGAGGTATCGTTCGCCCCGGGTGTCGTAGAAATAGACGACGTTCTGGTCGGTCGCCCAGATCGCACCAAGGCGGACGCTGCGTGGTCCGTGCAGGCAGAACTGCAGGCCGCAAGGACGTCCGCCCCGCATCAGTTCCGTCTCGCGCATGCGGAACTGGTCGGTGAGCAGATTCTCTTTGGCGCAAAGCGTTTCGTGGATGTACGTTCGCAGGTCGTCGACAGTGCGGACGGATTCCGGGCAGTCCATCATGGGCAACGGGTCCAGGTCGAATTCGTGGGAACTCGGCCCCGCGGTCTGACGGGTGCCGTCAGGGCAAACCAGACGGGATATCGTCGGTCGGCCGGCGGGACTTGCGGCGGGAGAGCGGAGGCTGGTGCGTTCGTTACGACGCCTGCGGTCACTGCAACCGGTACGACCGGACCGTTCCGGGACCACGTGCAGCGACGGCCTCCCGCGGATAACCGTATTCGGCAAGCGGGCCGCGCGGCTGAAGAATTCCACGGAGAAAGCGGCGAGCGAGTGCCGCTTCCGGCAGGTTCAGCGCTGGTAGATCGGCAGAAATCCCTTGTCGAGCTGCAGAATTGTGGCGTTGATCGCCGTTACGTAGACCGGCCCGACATGGCCTTCGGTCCACGAGCCGGACGCCGTCTGCGTCCGCAGCAGTTCGCCGCTGATTTCCTTGAAGTACTTGTCCCAGTCCTTTCCTTCGCGGTACATCACCTGCGAGTAGTAGTAATGCATGTAGTGCCAGTGCCCGAAGTGCTGGCCCTGGCTGATGCCGCTGCCCGGCCAGACGTTTTCGCGGCAGAACTCAAGCATCTGCTTCACGTTGCCGGACTCGTACTCGCCGGCGTTGAACATCGCGGCGACAGCGGCTGCGGTGATGGGGGGACGGGCGCCGCCACCACGGATCGAGTACTGCACGCCTCCTTCGTCGGTGGTGCAGTCTTCGATGTACGTTTTCGCCCGTTCGATGACTTCTCTGGGAACGACGATGCCGGCATTCCGGCAGGCCCGCAGTCCCTGCACCTGCGTGATACAGGTCGAGCCTTCGTCGAAGTCGTTGCCGTCTTTCGCCGAGACGTAGCCCCATCCGCCGCGGGAGGTCTGCGCTTCGGCGCTGAAGCGGACGGCCCGATCGAGGACGGTCTTGATGCGTTTTCGTCGCTCGGCATCTTCTTCCTCGCCGAAGACCTGCGAGAGAAACAGCATCGAGAAGCCGTGCCCGTACGTGTAATGGAAGTCGTCCGGGAAGCCGATCAGCCCGGAAGGCTGCGACTGGTCGAGCAGATACTCGACCGCCTGGCTGACGTTTTTCGCATACCGTCCGCGGGTGGTGGTCGATCCTTCGCAGAGCAGGGCGACCCCGGCCAGCGCGGTCATTGCGACGCGATACTGCCCGCCGTTGGCTTCCCAGTACCCCTGCCGGCGCTGTTCGCGGGCGAGGTAATCGAGCGAGCGGCCGACGGAGGCTTCGACCTTCGGATCCCGTTTGGCCGCGGTGGCGGTGCGGGGAAGCACACATGCCACGGTCGCGAGCATCGCGAGCCATCGGGCCGCTCGAGTCCAGTTCGTGCCGTATCGCATGCTCATCGCTCGCCTGAAACCGTTCGTCATCCGGGCGCGGCGTAGCTCGCCGCCATGCTTCAGGTTACGCCGCAGGCCCCTGCGCGACAAGACGGATCATCGTGGTGGGGCGAATCCCCAGCGGCCCAGCCAGGCTCCCAGCAGGACCGCGACGCCTCCCAGCAGCAGGTTTGCGAGCAGATTGAACGCGGCCGATCGCCATTGCTGTTCGTGCATCAGCTCGATCGTCTGATACCCGAATGTCGAAAAAGTCGTCAGCGAGCCGAGAAACCCGGTGATCAGTACCGCCTGCCAGCGGGGAGACAGGACCGGCCGGTCGTGGACGAGCGTCATCAGCAGGCCGATCAGGAAGCAGCCGGCGACGTTCACCAGCAGCGTGCCGGCCGGCGCAAATTCGGGAAACCGCTTGAGTGCCCAGCCGGACACGACCGACCGTGTCACGGCCCCCGCGCTTCCTCCGAAAGCGATCGCAGCCAGTTGCCATGCGTCAATGCCGGCCATGCGGCAACCCGTCCGTTGGTTCGTCTCTCGTTATCCGAATGTCAGAGCCGTGCCGTCTCTCAATTACTCTGCGGCGATCTTCCAGAGGTGCCCGTCGCTGCGGATGTAGATCGCACCATCGGAGATCGCGGGAGTACACAGAATCGTCTCGTCGAAGCTGTGGGAGGAGACAATCTCTCCCTTCCCGTCTCCGAGGCGAATCACCTGTCCCAGTCCCTCTTCGTTGAATGCATACAGGTGACCATCGGCAAGGACCGGGCTGCCGCTGAACGGCCCCTTCAGTCGCAGTTGCCACTTGCGGCTGCCGTCCTTCGCATCGGCGGCGGTCAGCACGCCGGCCCGGTTGAAGACGTACACGTTCCCGCCATGTACCAGTGGGCTGGCCGTTCCCGGCGAAAGCGAGCCTTCCTGCCAGATGATCTCGGGAACCTCCGGATTGCTGTGACCGGGCCGCAGAGCCGTGATGCCATGTGAGGGAACGTAGGCGATGTTTTCGGAGACCGTCAGCGACGGGATCGTCGAAGCACCGTCGGCATACGTCCATTCCACCTCGCCGGTTTCCGGCACGACCGCGACGACCCCGGCGGACGACTGCACGAGCACGCGGTCTTCTGCCGGCGTTTTACCCCGCCAGAGAGCAGGGGAGGTCCAGTTGGCCCGGCGGGGGCGATCAATCTTCCAGCGGCTCTGACCCGTCTCGGGATCGAGTCCTGTCGTGAAGGACTCGGCATCGTTCTCGACCATCACGACCAGTGTGTCGCCGGCGATCACCGGAGACGACGACATGCCCAGGCTGTTGCTGGCATTGGGGAAGTCGT
This region includes:
- a CDS encoding HEAT repeat domain-containing protein translates to MTASYDDDRADDLQPNSEFHDTLSAGDDHDLPPVEPPSAGFIVQLFVVPAIIVTVVIGVYLLFGRMASSEVDWRQLVTDVRSDNPHVKWRGALNLAQVLDADELRGETSQRLAANREIATALTDLYSETLSSSPRNDEQAKQLEFLSKALGRLDAHDVVLPVLRDSLDASHERHVRKNAMIAIAMVAGRAAEQDRPLREPGLIDDLVALSHESDSMFRHQAAFALGLLPGDKAHDRLTELLDDADEMTSLNAAIALTRDGSTEGLPVFEDVFRNAADEPLDPAAVSTEEEANHHFETVLMLTNSFRAVDRLRDELSDDQRARLVSAIQPIAENAADATVRMDAKNLILELKSDSTTSAD
- the crcB gene encoding fluoride efflux transporter CrcB, which encodes MAGIDAWQLAAIAFGGSAGAVTRSVVSGWALKRFPEFAPAGTLLVNVAGCFLIGLLMTLVHDRPVLSPRWQAVLITGFLGSLTTFSTFGYQTIELMHEQQWRSAAFNLLANLLLGGVAVLLGAWLGRWGFAPPR
- a CDS encoding prenyltransferase/squalene oxidase repeat-containing protein translates to MRYGTNWTRAARWLAMLATVACVLPRTATAAKRDPKVEASVGRSLDYLAREQRRQGYWEANGGQYRVAMTALAGVALLCEGSTTTRGRYAKNVSQAVEYLLDQSQPSGLIGFPDDFHYTYGHGFSMLFLSQVFGEEEDAERRKRIKTVLDRAVRFSAEAQTSRGGWGYVSAKDGNDFDEGSTCITQVQGLRACRNAGIVVPREVIERAKTYIEDCTTDEGGVQYSIRGGGARPPITAAAVAAMFNAGEYESGNVKQMLEFCRENVWPGSGISQGQHFGHWHYMHYYYSQVMYREGKDWDKYFKEISGELLRTQTASGSWTEGHVGPVYVTAINATILQLDKGFLPIYQR
- a CDS encoding outer membrane protein assembly factor BamB family protein; this translates as MRHLLLMVLCIGCATATARADWRQFRGSDTTGIADSAAPTSWNEEQNIAWEADLTGRGLSSPIVVGDRVVVTCSSGYRQERLHVVCFATDDGSKLWERQFWATGRTGTHSKTCVAAPTPASDGKRIFASYSSNDVVCLDLEGNLLWYRGLGHDFPNASNSLGMSSSPVIAGDTLVVMVENDAESFTTGLDPETGQSRWKIDRPRRANWTSPALWRGKTPAEDRVLVQSSAGVVAVVPETGEVEWTYADGASTIPSLTVSENIAYVPSHGITALRPGHSNPEVPEIIWQEGSLSPGTASPLVHGGNVYVFNRAGVLTAADAKDGSRKWQLRLKGPFSGSPVLADGHLYAFNEEGLGQVIRLGDGKGEIVSSHSFDETILCTPAISDGAIYIRSDGHLWKIAAE
- a CDS encoding sigma 54-interacting transcriptional regulator — encoded protein: MSPRSRRVRGLATWLTQAREPIFVLDNRRAVLFFNHGCEELTGWTAADVIGQICDYVSEPDPQQIEHVTGSLCPPPDVLEGSPQSVPAQFRHRENGKVHQRQVHFVPLNDSQTESTRIFGLITLPDQPISISEPSPPQQLHADVAALRSRLRQRYAIETVIARTPAMQRVLAQLDVASHAACPVLFVGEPGTGREHLARVIHYHGPQRLKAFVPLDCRQSTTFELKRTLKRLLPPDPAGEPTALPLQPGTLYLKDVDHLPRELQETIVEHRDRFDAGEDSIRLMAAASTSLDDAVADDRLLEDLHYLLTPLTIAVPPLRERTDDIPLLAQHILEQLNRDQERQVGGFAPEVLTPLAKYNWPMNQDELEAVISEAYQQATGSLITVNDLPFRFRTGMDAQRVGPPVTPQPVDLQSLLDDFERDHIRRALEQARQNKSQAAELLGLTRPRLYRRMEALGLIESDEP